Proteins encoded together in one Carya illinoinensis cultivar Pawnee chromosome 3, C.illinoinensisPawnee_v1, whole genome shotgun sequence window:
- the LOC122304453 gene encoding proteoglycan 4-like, whose product MLDLPDKENLSEGIPDMSLHPTKAKKQEESASFKAQNNLKPQKLSKLDQRQTFRFRLPWQSVTSSQPPPLRPTTESRPSRPAPEIQTPAQTATAVPIRPPFRSVGIAPAVQPQAQVPQRTEPQPSSQFRTATELLQATPEPVPQSQAGGSVPSSPSRTSQIQPASGTSLNPPWSPSRLFSQPTGLTTSQPTGATTLQPTPEPAPQSRAAGSVPSSPTRTSQIQPASGTSLNPPWSPSRFFSQPTGVTTSQPTGATALQPTPEPAPQSRAAGSVPSSPSRTSQIQPASGTSLNPPWSPSRFFSRPTGQTTSQPTGATTSIQVVSQPTLTATQPPSFLPEKESKPVVSHPLSQEPQPKAQVPSEDIFVSQKQTPIETSSQLDGVVTRPTKVFLTTDQPQKTDSDAKTKSEEREGEKKVVRGITETQTKDLVSGAFQAKQKPKPEPEKEETFDRKEAIYPTSSSAKQISTTSSKHPKDKKISSKSTTQRPSTVVSDGAQLPLHEAVRGDIFKHLQKLTTSYPIDEKPVSVITIAGGNEGASMHLALESAEKEGRVHMQRGYKLSPTESTEATADGEESSKAKRSENPITKEKPPSRAYVNSNVQSVNNSILLDHSITERNPGVQLVLSNEEEEPVKSSTGKPEPLETRKAESNITPAEKHTYEPTVERQCLMTGLFMEPTPSDSDPENAGKPPADRGYETDSGGETDKDKEIGIL is encoded by the exons ATGCTAGACTTACCGGACAAGGAAAACCTGTCTGAGGGAATCCCAGACATGTCTTTACACCCTACGAAGGCAAAGAAGCAAGAGGAAAGTGCCAGTTTCAAGGCACAAAACAATTTGAAGCCCCAAAAATTGTCCAAGCTAG ACCAAAGGCAAACATTCCGTTTTCGTCTCCCTTGGCAATCAGTAACAAGTTCTCAACCTCCTccgctacgtcctactaccgaATCACGACCCTCTCGTCCTGCACCTGAAATCCAAACGCCTGCTCAAACTGCCACTGCTGTCCCCATTCGACCACCATTTAGGTCCGTAGGGATAGCCCCGGCGGTACAGCCCCAGGCACAAGTACCACAAAGAACTGAACCCCAGCCATCATCACAGTTCCGTACAGCCACCGAATTACTTCAAGCCACTCCTGAGCCAGTACCTCAATCCCAAGCTGGGGGCTCCGTGCCCTCGTCACCATCTCGCACATCTCAAATCCAACCAGCATCGGGGACATCCCTTAATCCGCCTTGGTCTCCATCTCGTCTTTTCTCTCAACCTACTGGCCTAACGACATCACAACCAACTGGTGCGACTACATTACAACCCACTCCCGAGCCAGCACCTCAATCCCGTGCTGCGGGCTCCGTGCCCTCGTCACCAACTCGCACATCTCAAATCCAACCAGCATCGGGGACATCCCTTAATCCGCCTTGGTCTCCATCTCGTTTTTTCTCTCAACCTACTGGCGTAACGACATCACAACCAACTGGTGCAACTGCATTACAACCCACTCCAGAGCCAGCACCTCAATCCCGTGCTGCGGGCTCCGTGCCCTCGTCACCATCTCGCACATCTCAAATCCAACCAGCATCAGGGACATCCCTTAATCCGCCTTGGTCTCCATCTCGTTTTTTCTCTCGACCTACTGGCCAAACGACATCACAACCAACTGGTGCAACGACATCAATTCAAGTTGTCTCTCAGCCTACACTCACTGCAACTCAGCCCCCATCTTTTCTCCCTGAGAAAGAATCAAAACCAGTGGTTTCACATCCACTTTCTCAAGAACCTCAACCAAAGGCACAAGTACCATCTGAagatatttttgtttcccaGAAACAAACCCCAATTGAAACCTCATCTCAACTAGATGGAGTGGTGACACGGCCAACAAAAGTTTTCCTAACTACTGATCAACCCCAGAAGACAGATTCTGATGCCAAGACAAAGTCAGAGGAAAGGGAAGGAGAGAAGAAAGTAGTGCGAGGAATAACTGAAACACAGACTAAAGACCTAGTAAGTGGTGCATTTCAAGCAAAACAAAAGCCGAAGCCGGAGCCGGAGAAGGAAGAAACTTTTGACAGAAAGGAGGCAATATACCCCACCAGTTCTAGTGCAAAACAGATCAGCACTACAAGTTCAAAGCATCCGAAGGATAAGAAAATATCAAGCAAATCAACTACACAAAGGCCGAGTACAGTTGTCTCCGACGGGGCACAGCTTCCACTGCATGAAGCGGTAAGGGGAGATATTTTTAAGCATCTTCAAAAGCTGACCACTAGCTATCCGATTGATGAAAAACCAGTCAGTGTCATAACCATAGCTGGTGGAAATGAAGGAGCATCAATGCATTTAGCCTTAGAGTCGGCCGAAAAAGAAGGAAGGGTCCACATGCAGCGAGGTTACAAGCTCAGTCCAACTGAGAGCACTGAAGCCACTGCTGATGGAGAGGAGAGCTCCAAGGCTAAGAGATCCGAAAATCCaatcacaaaagaaaagccGCCATCAAGAGCATACGTCAATAGCAACGTACAGAGCGTCAACAACTCGATTTTGTTGGACCATTCCATCACCGAAAGGAATCCTGGCGTCCAGTTGGTTTTAtccaatgaagaagaagaaccgGTCAAATCAAGTACTGGTAAACCGGAGCCTCTTGAAACACGCAAGGCCGAATCCAACATCACCCCAGCCGAGAAGCATACATATGAGCCAACCGTAGAAAGACAGTGCCTGATGACAGGGCTTTTCATGGAGCCAACTCCAAGTGACTCAGACCCAGAGAACGCTGGAAAGCCTCCAGCTGATCGTGGTTACGAAACTGACAGTGGGGGGGAGACGGACAAAGATAAAGAGATTGGGATACTCTGA
- the LOC122303154 gene encoding protein PSK SIMULATOR 1, with the protein MAFETWLIKVKTAISNSFEVVRPAAPNPRLIKKSNVGVLAFEIAGLMSKLLHLWQSLLDKNIGRLRNESISLEGVHKIVSNDEAFLLGLACAEFSENLRLVAKSVSRISKKCEEPSLRCFERLFDEFANWGRDPHSWVLSLKEMEARIKKMDRYVTLTATLHREMDELSVMETGLSKSLVKCQEKESTISELQQKIYWQRQEIKYLKERSIWNRSFDTVVSLLARSIFTILARIKLVFGIGTCPESLTRSLSASATVHPSDHNPSSCLYVSGPLMKSSKLEEKKDLADGFFESNSKLLKPPATTLGAAALALHYSNLIIVMEKMIKSPQLVGLDARDDLYTMLPSSIRSMLRDRLKGSAGFSASDPVLAGEWREALGRILGWLSPLAHNMIKWQSERSFEQQTLLPKTNVMLLQTLFFANKEKTEAAITELLVGLNYIWKFEREMTAKALFESTNFNGMILNAKNSG; encoded by the coding sequence ATGGCCTTCGAAACTTGGCTAATTAAGGTAAAGACGGCGATATCAAACAGTTTTGAGGTGGTGCGACCCGCCGCACCGAACCCAAGACTGATAAAGAAGTCCAACGTCGGCGTTTTAGCCTTCGAGATTGCTGGCCTCATGTCCAAACTCCTTCACCTATGGCAATCCCTCTTGGACAAGAACATAGGCCGCCTCCGCAACGAGTCTATCTCTCTCGAGGGAGTCCACAAGATCGTATCCAACGACGAAGCTTTCCTCCTCGGCCTCGCGTGCGCGGAGTTTTCTGAGAATCTCAGACTTGTCGCCAAATCGGTATCCAGAATAAGCAAGAAATGCGAGGAACCGAGTCTCCGGTGCTTCGAGCGCTTGTTTGATGAGTTCGCCAACTGGGGACGCGACCCTCATAGTTGGGTTCTAAGCTTGAAAGAAATGGAAGCTAGAATCAAGAAGATGGACAGATACGTCACTCTCACGGCCACGCTACATAGAGAAATGGATGAGCTTTCTGTCATGGAAACTGGGTTAAGCAAATCGTTAGTCAAGTGTCAGGAAAAAGAATCAACAATTTCTGAGCTTCAGCAGAAGATTTACTGGCAACGACAGGAAATCAAGTATCTTAAAGAGAGATCAATATGGAACCGAAGCTTTGATACTGTTGTTTCCCTGCTTGCACGGtctattttcactattttggcAAGGATCAAACTAGTTTTCGGCATAGGAACATGTCCAGAGTCTCTGACTCGCAGTCTCTCAGCTTCGGCCACTGTCCACCCCTCGGATCACAACCCAAGTTCTTGCCTTTACGTGTCAGGGCCATTAATGAAAAGCTCAAAACTTGAGGAAAAGAAAGATTTGGCTGATGGGTTTTTCGAGTCCAACTCCAAGCTCCTAAAGCCCCCAGCAACTACGCTAGGCGCCGCAGCTTTAGCCCTACACTACTCGAATTTGATCATAGTGATGGAGAAGATGATCAAGTCACCACAATTGGTCGGTCTGGATGCCAGGGATGATCTTTATACAATGTTACCAAGCAGTATACGTTCGATGCTGAGGGATAGGTTGAAGGGATCCGCGGGGTTTTCGGCGAGCGATCCGGTTCTTGCTGGGGAGTGGAGGGAGGCCTTGGGAAGGATCTTGGGTTGGTTGTCACCATTAGCACATAATATGATAAAATGGCAAAGTGAAAGGAGCTTTGAGCAACAAACTTTGTTGCCCAAAACGAACGTGATGCTTCTGCAGACGCTATTTTTTGCGAACAAGGAGAAGACCGAGGCTGCCATTACCGAGCTATTAGTGGGACTGAACTACATTTGGAAGTTCGAGAGGGAGATGACTGCTAAGGCCCTGTTCGAATCCACCAACTTCAATGGGATGATCTTGAATGCGAAGAATTCCGGCTAA